A section of the Phycodurus eques isolate BA_2022a chromosome 4, UOR_Pequ_1.1, whole genome shotgun sequence genome encodes:
- the LOC133401349 gene encoding polycomb protein SCMH1 isoform X4 translates to MRKPVPQKAIEWKDARRIKHARSGRPSRLPSLFQGHFSWEKYLKETGASAAPASCFRQSLAPPLNEFKAGMKLEAQDPRNTTSTCIATVVGLTGSRLRLRLDGSDNKNDFWRLVDSSEIQPIGNCEKSGGMLQPPLGFRLNASSWPLFLLKTLNGAEMAPQRIFHKQEPAAPEQNSFQVGMKLEAVDRKNPHFICPATVGALRGVEVQVTFDGWRGAFDYYCRYDSRDIFPVGWCALSGDNLQPPGTKAVMLKSIGPLTDGTVENSAMHTPPAVGKPAGQRGRKPSRRKAKGSWSQKASASGPPSIQMSKGLEPVKIPQKRGPKPGRKLSWVRRAGFLPDTIAGPGRPTAGPGRPRGRLPGNWAQRIALPQTQDTPVKIPKKRGPKPGSKRKPRLVPNPVPTSPTSSTPEPDTSTVPLDNATIPKSALQAPTVCVYLNKYGKVGPHLDQRRIQQLPDHFGPGRASSVLQQCVQACVDSAHNQATIFSCLKAGQGGEVISAFFEKQQHTLTLPTVSSVTYVLRFLEKLCHNLHCDPLFGSQPVARENLHYDGHTFHTDRRSLGDNLTTGPGRGTKRLLQDSYKSSMPSKVAKISQPSANG, encoded by the exons ATGAGGAAGCCTGTGCCGCAGAAAG CTATCGAGTGGAAAGATGCAAGAAGAATCAAGCATGCCCGGAGTGGACGGCCCTCCAGGTTGCCCTCCCTGTTCCAag GCCATTTCAGTTGGGAGAAGTACCTAAAAGAGACAGGCGCCAGTGCGGCACCTGCTTCATGCTTCCGTCAG AGTCTTGCGCCTCCCCTCAATGAGTTTAAGGCCGGTATGAAGCTGGAGGCTCAGGACCCGCGCAACACCACATCCACCTGCATCGCCACAGTTGTGGGGCTGACAGGGTCGCGTCTTCGCCTGCGCCTAGACGGCTCCGACAACAAGAACGACTTCTGGCGCTTGGTGGACTCGTCCGAGATCCAGCCCATCGGCAACTGTGAGAAGAGCGGCGGCATGCTGCAGCCACCGCTTG GTTTCCGTCTCAACGCATCCTCCTGGCCCTTGTTTCTTCTGAAGACACTAAATGGAGCTGAGATGGCACCTCAGCGCATCTTTCACAAG CAGGAGCCTGCTGCGCCGGAGCAGAACTCCTTCCAAGTAGGCATGAAGCTGGAGGCGGTGGACCGCAAAAACCCTCACTTTATCTGCCCGGCCACTGTGGGCGCTCTGCGTGGAGTGGAGGTGCAGGTCACCTTCGATGGTTGGCGGGGTGCCTTTGACTACTACTGCCGCTACGACTCACGTGACATCTTCCCAGTCGGCTGGTGCGCACTCTCTGGGGACAACCTACAGCCGCCTGGAACAAAAG CGGTGATGCTAAAGAGCATTGGGCCCTTAACAGACGGCACAGTGGAGAACTCGGCCATGCACACGCCGCCCGCAGTTGGCAAGCCTGCTGGTCAGAGGGGGCGCAAACCCAGCCGCAGGAAAGCCAAGGGGTCTTGGAGTCAGAAGGCCTCGGCCTCAGGACCACCAAGCATCCAGATGAGCAAAGGCCTGGAGCCTGTTAAGATCCCCCAAAAACGTGGACCCAAGCCTGGACGTAAG TTGAGCTGGGTAAGGAGAGCCGGCTTTTTGCCAGACACCATTGCCGGGCCCGGGCGGCCCACGGCAGGTCCAGGACGACCCCGCGGCAGACTCCCAGGCAACTGGGCACAGAGGATAGCCCTGCCGCAGACACAGGACACACCCGTCAAGATCCCAAAGAAAAGAGGCCCAAAGCCTGGCAGCAAG AGAAAACCTCGCCTGGTACCTAATCCAGTCCCCACATCTCCCACCAGCAGCACCCCGGAGCCTGACACCAGCACTGTGCCCCTCGACAACGCCACCATTCCCAAATCTGCACTACAGGCCCCCACAG TTTGTGTCTACCTAAACAAGTATGGCAAGGTTGGGCCCCATCTGGACCAGCGGCGCATCCAGCAGCTGCCGGACCACTTCGGGCCCGGCCGGGCGTCGTCTGTGCTTCAGCAGTGCGTCCAAGCCTGCGTTGACTCTGCCCACAACCAGGCAACCATCTTCTCCTGCCTTAAGGCCGGCCAGGGGGGTGAGGTCATTTCAG CCTTCTTTGAGAAGCAGCAGCACACGCTGACGCTGCCTACCGTCAGCAGTGTCACCTATGTCCTCCGCTTTCTGGAGAAGCTTTGTCACAACCTTCACTGCGACCCACTGTTTGGGAGTCAGCCTGTGGCCAGAGAAAACCTGCACTACGACGGCCACACTTTCCATACAG